One Danio rerio strain Tuebingen ecotype United States chromosome 9, GRCz12tu, whole genome shotgun sequence genomic region harbors:
- the tgfbr2l gene encoding TGF-beta receptor type-2, translating into MGLWTRTSALLCCFCLLQVQSLSPIKTNLCKWCDHSSPVCEDNVCMSNCSLTSYCFLAEEVCVAIWKKDNVSVSVRTLCYDPQHMLENIMLANYSSKECLMSPHPSEDGLLFICSCVGDQECNDRLIFDKGPNGFSKLKSKDVIPVVVISLVPPLLVAVIATMAFYLYRTRQPGKKPKEWGPRRTHYQSLDPAEGQANGIDFSAKRPSLSDDINSEMSSTCANNLNHNTEQLPIQLEALVGKGRFAEVWRARLSHNESGQYETVAVKIFPAVEYSSWCNERAIFSDANLKHENVVQFLTAEERGGTSATSQRQYWLIMAYYNMGNLQDFLVGNILTWAELCSLAGSVARGLAHLHSDTTPCGIQKVPIAHRDLKSSNIVLKNQSECVLCDFGLALRLDLSLTVDDFANSGQVGTARYMAPEVLESRVNLEDLESFKQIDIYSMALVMWEMVSRCDVIGEVKSYEPPFGSKVCEQPCVDSMRDLVLRDRGRPDIPDSWTTHSGMQLLCATITECWDHDPEARLTAHCVVERFNTLAQEELENSICTHTPSTPPTEDQTPTLPSHPPCTDHSADICPHVTADIVSSRQHSQV; encoded by the exons ATGGGTCTGTGGACTCGAACATCTGCTCTTCTGTGCTGCTTCTGTC ttCTGCAGGTGCAGAGTTTAAGCCCCATAAAGACCAACCTGTGTAAGTGGTGTGATCACTCCAGTCCTGTGTGTGAAGACAACGTCTGCATGAGCAACTGCAGTCTGACCTCTTACTGCTTTCTGGCTGAAGAAGTGTGTGTAGCCATATG GAAGAAGGACAATGTGAGCGTGAGTGTGCGGACGCTGTGTTATGACCCCCAGCATATGCTGGAGAACATAATGCTGGCGAATTACTCGTCCAAGGAGTGTCTGATGAGCCCTCATCCATCTGAAGATGGCCTGCTCTTCATCTGCAGTTGTGTTGGAGATCAGGAGTGTAACGACAGGCTCATCTTTGATAAAGGACCCAATG GATTCTCAAAGCTGAAGTCTAAAGACGTGATTCCAGTCGTGGTCATAAGCCTGGTTCCTCCCCTCTTAGTAGCGGTCATTGCGACCATGGCTTTTTACCTGTATCGCACACGTCAGCCAGGCAAAAAGCCCAAGGAATGGGGACCACGACGGACCCACTACCAGTCTCTTGATCCTGCCGAGGGCCAAGCTAATGGCATCGACTTTAGTGCCAAGCGGCCATCCCTCAGCGATGACATCAATTCAGAAATGTCATCGACTTGTGCCAATAATCTAAACCACAACACGGAGCAGCTGCCCATCCAGCTGGAGGCGCTGGTGGGTAAAGGGCGCTTCGCGGAGGTATGGCGGGCACGACTTAGTCATAATGAAAGCGGGCAGTATGAAACGGTGGCTGTGAAGATTTTTCCAGCAGTGGAGTATTCATCGTGGTGTAACGAAAGAGCCATATTCTCTGATGCCAACTTGAAACATGAGAACGTGGTGCAGTTTCTGACGGCTGAGGAGCGGGGCGGTACGTCTGCCACCTCCCAGAGGCAATACTGGCTCATCATGGCTTATTATAACATGGGCAACCTTCAAGACTTTCTGGTTGGGAATATTCTGACATGGGCAGAGTTGTGTTCACTAGCAGGCTCTGTGGCAAGAGGACTGGCGCACCTGCACAGTGACACGACGCCATGTGGCATACAAAAAGTGCCCATCGCCCATCGAGATCTGAAGAGCAGCAACATTGTGTTGAAGAACCAAAGCGAATGCGTGCTCTGTGATTTCGGCCTGGCTCTGCGACTTGACCTGTCTCTCACTGTAGATGATTTCGCCAACAGTGGACAG GTGGGAACTGCCCGCTATATGGCCCCAGAAGTTCTGGAGTCCAGGGTGAATCTCGAGGACCTGGAGTCCTTTAAACAGATTGATATCTACTCCATGGCTCTAGTGATGTGGGAAATGGTCTCTAGGTGTGACGTCATAGGAG AGGTAAAGAGTTACGAACCTCCATTTGGCTCCAAAGTGTGTGAGCAGCCGTGTGTGGACAGCATGAGAGACCTGGTGTTGAGAGACCGAGGAAGACCAGATATTCCAGACAGCTGGACCACACATTCA GGCATGCAGTTGTTGTGCGCGACTATAACGGAGTGCTGGGATCACGACCCGGAGGCTCGACTGACGGCTCACTGCGTGGTGGAGCGCTTTAACACTCTGGCTCAGGAAGAGCTGGAGAACTCCATCTGCACCCACACACCCTCAACACCACCTACAGAAGACCAAACCCCGACCCTGCCCTCTCACCCACCCTGCACAGACCACAGCGCTGACATCTGTCCGCACGTCACAGCTGACATCGTTTCCTCCAGGCAACATAGTCAAGTTTAA